In Leptotrichia sp. HSP-536, a single genomic region encodes these proteins:
- a CDS encoding type II toxin-antitoxin system RelE family toxin yields the protein MGRTVKYKIIPTPHFVKDFSKLDEFVKKRIKIYLENIAEDPRSKGKMLKANRKGQWRYRIGNYRVIVNIQDENLVILALEVGHRKNIYNS from the coding sequence ATGGGAAGAACTGTAAAATATAAAATAATCCCAACTCCACATTTCGTAAAAGATTTCAGTAAACTGGATGAATTTGTAAAAAAAAGAATAAAAATTTATTTAGAAAATATTGCAGAAGATCCACGCAGTAAAGGAAAAATGTTGAAAGCAAATAGAAAAGGACAATGGAGATACAGAATAGGAAATTACAGAGTTATTGTAAATATTCAAGATGAAAATTTAGTAATATTAGCACTAGAAGTAGGACATAGAAAAAATATTTATAATAGTTAA
- the relB gene encoding type II toxin-antitoxin system RelB family antitoxin: MVSISLKVSDMEKKFLQSMAQFEGVTLSELIKSKVFDSLEDEYDAKIADLRLSEYESYLKNGGEVLKWEEL, encoded by the coding sequence ATGGTTTCTATAAGTTTAAAAGTGTCTGATATGGAAAAAAAATTTTTGCAAAGTATGGCACAATTTGAAGGCGTTACATTGTCAGAGTTAATAAAATCAAAAGTGTTTGACTCACTAGAAGATGAATATGATGCCAAAATAGCAGATTTAAGATTATCAGAATATGAAAGCTATTTGAAAAATGGAGGAGAAGTTTTAAAATGGGAAGAACTGTAA
- a CDS encoding replication/maintenance protein RepL — MAKTTRRKMKIVGKQAYIDQETGEMNEVQVIDIEERDANFHKIWLSHILNSIDLIGNQKTKLAFWILDNIDSENQLIMTQRKIAKNSGISLYTVSETLKVLMDSNFLQKINSGAYRVNPNVLWKGGKSARMNILFKYHQNEKTDKKG; from the coding sequence ATGGCAAAAACTACGAGACGAAAAATGAAAATTGTTGGAAAACAGGCTTATATTGATCAAGAAACTGGGGAAATGAATGAAGTTCAGGTTATTGATATTGAAGAAAGAGATGCAAATTTTCATAAAATATGGCTTTCTCATATTTTAAATTCAATAGATTTAATTGGGAATCAGAAAACAAAACTTGCATTTTGGATTTTAGATAACATTGATTCTGAAAATCAATTAATCATGACTCAGAGAAAGATTGCTAAGAATAGTGGGATTTCACTATATACAGTAAGTGAAACTTTAAAAGTTTTAATGGATTCTAATTTTTTACAGAAAATAAATAGCGGAGCTTACAGAGTTAATCCAAATGTTCTATGGAAAGGTGGAAAATCTGCAAGGATGAACATACTGTTTAAATATCATCAGAATGAGAAAACCGACAAAAAGGGATAA
- a CDS encoding recombinase family protein — protein MKFGYARVSTAKQDLTRQVMALGKYGCDEVYSDVQSGKNMKRAELQKILSKIRENDTFVVTDIDRLGRNFTEVTELYTKLKDMKVNIAVINQELLNHNVNDRKDEIVNVVVIPLLIYLAERERSTLIERINDGIKNMPVGKSGKRYSRKTGNVIGRPVKVLKLSKEEQDMLKRVRKRK, from the coding sequence ATGAAATTTGGATATGCGAGAGTAAGTACGGCAAAGCAGGATTTGACAAGGCAGGTAATGGCACTTGGAAAATATGGCTGTGATGAAGTCTACAGTGATGTACAAAGCGGAAAAAATATGAAACGGGCCGAGTTGCAAAAAATTTTGTCAAAAATTCGGGAAAATGATACGTTTGTTGTTACAGATATTGACAGGCTTGGGCGTAATTTTACGGAAGTTACTGAGCTTTATACAAAGCTTAAGGATATGAAGGTTAATATTGCTGTAATCAATCAGGAGCTTTTAAACCATAATGTGAATGACAGGAAGGATGAAATTGTAAATGTTGTTGTGATTCCGCTTCTCATATATCTGGCTGAAAGGGAACGAAGCACCTTGATTGAAAGAATAAATGACGGAATCAAGAATATGCCGGTCGGAAAGTCTGGGAAGAGATACAGCAGGAAAACTGGAAACGTCATTGGGCGGCCAGTTAAAGTCTTAAAGCTTTCAAAAGAGGAGCAGGATATGCTAAAGCGGGTAAGAAAAAGGAAATAA